In Thermococcus sp. M39, the following are encoded in one genomic region:
- a CDS encoding glycosyltransferase family 39 protein: MEDKNKLILLWLTMIFVPLFTLRLFQDEMLYLNMSRKALQFEFLPRSSLVFILTSPFMAFNNVDFRVFLPRIATSLITLLDLILIYNIAKRYYGKKAGFLSSLMFLFSFVALRYGARYTLEPWGTFFILLAVYYFDEKPLLSALSIGLAFCARETWLTTYPFFLVYAWKKNRKEFSKVLIVSAAPVILNFLFMASISLYRSPLGYNTRDALNWGFANIMLRLSRGWLEFVIGYVLIVVGFIYGVKKDKAHRDVLWLILPSLITLNGINGFILNGPFERYTFGPLALMSIFSGYGIIQLYKDVKPKIRLLSILTIEKWVALFLIAQFIFFNVAVLKLSDIGAKGIQDYGYWHDREVFKILEENANPNEFFVGTPHPALLGFKNWKWADRNIQKAIELNPDWLITFESWVNFRENPHEIDELEIYSIGPYLVIHAKEKGAIKKYVVSSDLKLWKFRK, from the coding sequence ATGGAAGATAAGAATAAATTAATCTTGCTCTGGCTCACCATGATCTTTGTTCCTCTATTCACCTTAAGACTCTTTCAAGATGAGATGCTGTATCTAAACATGTCCAGAAAAGCCCTCCAATTTGAATTTCTGCCTAGGTCTTCGCTTGTTTTTATCTTAACCTCTCCATTTATGGCATTTAACAATGTTGATTTCAGAGTTTTCCTCCCAAGGATTGCAACATCATTAATAACTCTCTTGGACTTGATTCTGATTTACAACATAGCCAAAAGGTATTATGGAAAAAAAGCGGGATTCTTAAGCTCTCTAATGTTCTTATTCTCATTTGTTGCTTTAAGGTATGGTGCAAGATACACTTTAGAGCCTTGGGGAACTTTCTTTATTCTCCTAGCAGTTTATTACTTCGATGAAAAGCCCTTATTATCAGCCCTCTCTATTGGCTTGGCATTTTGTGCAAGGGAAACTTGGCTGACAACGTATCCTTTCTTCTTAGTGTACGCATGGAAAAAGAACAGAAAAGAGTTTTCGAAGGTTCTAATAGTCTCAGCAGCTCCGGTAATTTTAAATTTCTTGTTCATGGCTTCAATTAGCTTATACAGAAGCCCACTGGGTTACAATACGAGGGACGCTCTGAATTGGGGATTTGCGAACATCATGCTTAGGTTGTCAAGAGGCTGGCTTGAATTTGTAATTGGTTATGTTTTGATAGTTGTTGGATTTATCTACGGAGTAAAGAAAGACAAAGCCCATAGAGATGTGCTCTGGCTTATATTGCCATCATTAATAACCCTAAATGGTATAAACGGTTTCATATTAAACGGCCCCTTTGAGCGCTACACCTTTGGACCGTTGGCTTTGATGAGCATCTTCTCCGGCTATGGAATAATCCAGCTCTACAAAGATGTAAAACCCAAAATTAGGCTTTTAAGCATTTTAACAATAGAAAAATGGGTCGCTTTATTTTTAATTGCCCAATTTATCTTTTTCAACGTCGCTGTTCTAAAGCTCAGCGATATAGGAGCAAAAGGAATCCAAGACTACGGCTATTGGCACGATAGGGAAGTTTTCAAAATTTTGGAAGAAAATGCTAATCCAAATGAATTTTTCGTAGGAACTCCCCATCCAGCTCTCCTTGGTTTTAAAAATTGGAAGTGGGCGGATAGAAATATACAAAAAGCCATAGAGCTCAATCCAGACTGGTTGATAACATTCGAAAGCTGGGTGAATTTTAGAGAAAACCCACACGAGATTGATGAGCTGGAGATCTATTCCATAGGGCCCTACTTAGTAATTCACGCCAAGGAAAAAGGCGCCATAAAAAAGTACGTCGTTTCAAGTGATTTGAAGCTCTGGAAATTTAGGAAATGA
- a CDS encoding glycosyltransferase family 4 protein has translation MRILMVSPYFYPEGGGLERYAYEMAKELSKENEVVVICSTKRESRDEKIGKIKILRKKPNFILSNTPIRFLLPFELLAMMKRKNFDLIIAHTPVPFFADVASLVARLLKKPIIIVYHTGELKKGSWVDLLAELYERTIERITLKNIKIISVSRYVQGILWKKGFYSKVKYPKVGEDFLLAEPDFKGKGNVILFVGQLGKFHRWKNLELLLKALVLVKREIPDVKLIVIGSGDLEDYYKRLAKDLNLEKNVEFLGHVSKKELIESYRTAKILVLPSSKSEAFGIVILEALALGTPVIVSRVGEFPVIVEEKKSGLPAKLDEKDLAEKILFLLRDEKTRRKMGITGRKTIKRFIS, from the coding sequence GTGAGGATTTTAATGGTTTCCCCTTACTTTTATCCAGAAGGAGGTGGGTTAGAGAGATATGCCTATGAAATGGCAAAAGAGCTGAGTAAAGAGAATGAAGTAGTTGTTATATGCTCAACAAAGAGAGAAAGCAGAGATGAGAAAATTGGCAAGATTAAAATCTTAAGAAAAAAGCCAAACTTCATTCTTTCAAACACACCAATTAGATTTCTCCTGCCTTTTGAGCTTTTAGCAATGATGAAAAGAAAAAATTTTGATCTTATAATTGCCCACACCCCAGTTCCATTTTTTGCAGATGTAGCTTCCTTAGTTGCCAGGCTCTTGAAAAAGCCTATAATAATTGTTTATCATACTGGAGAGCTAAAGAAGGGCTCTTGGGTTGACCTTCTCGCTGAGCTTTATGAAAGAACAATTGAAAGGATAACGCTGAAAAATATCAAAATCATTTCAGTTTCCCGCTATGTTCAAGGGATTCTGTGGAAAAAAGGATTTTATTCGAAAGTAAAATATCCAAAAGTTGGTGAAGATTTTCTCCTCGCTGAGCCAGATTTCAAAGGAAAAGGAAATGTTATTCTTTTCGTAGGACAATTGGGAAAATTCCACAGGTGGAAGAATCTAGAATTATTGTTAAAGGCGTTAGTTTTAGTTAAAAGAGAAATTCCTGACGTTAAACTTATTGTAATTGGTAGTGGGGATCTAGAAGATTATTATAAAAGATTGGCCAAAGACCTAAATCTCGAGAAAAACGTCGAATTCCTTGGACATGTGAGCAAAAAAGAGTTAATAGAGAGCTATAGAACGGCTAAGATCTTAGTCCTGCCTTCCTCCAAAAGTGAAGCTTTTGGAATTGTTATTTTGGAGGCTTTAGCCTTAGGAACTCCAGTCATAGTCAGTAGAGTGGGAGAATTTCCAGTAATTGTTGAAGAAAAAAAGAGCGGACTCCCAGCTAAATTGGACGAAAAAGACTTAGCAGAAAAGATTTTATTTTTGCTAAGGGATGAAAAGACGAGAAGAAAAATGGGGATAACTGGGAGAAAAACAATTAAACGCTTCATTTCCTAA
- a CDS encoding glycosyltransferase family 2 protein: MGVEVSVILPTMNEEEAIAKIIPQIKETLDQLRLSYEIIVVDKSSDKTPEIARSLGAKVIKQERKGYGDAYLEGFNIAKGKYIVMMDPDGSYGPDEIPKFLEPLIRGEADFVIGTRLKGDIKPGAMPWLHRYIGNPLLTKTLNLFFRIGISDAHCGFRAITREALQKLPLKCRGMEFASEMVIEAAKAGLRIKEVPITYYPRIGESKLHSFRDGWRHLRLMLLYSPSYLFLLPGLFLIIIGFGLLAYAYNTNPLRMHTMILGSLLTIVGFQVINFGISGKVYAVKEGLDRPDRITKFFMRYSILEEGLMLGGILFIVGLVLGVRIFLKWRAAGYGELFEIRSAIIVLTLIALSIQLIFFSFFISSLMLKEGFE; this comes from the coding sequence ATGGGTGTTGAAGTTTCAGTGATTTTGCCTACTATGAATGAGGAAGAGGCAATAGCCAAGATTATACCGCAGATTAAGGAAACGTTGGATCAACTGAGGCTCTCCTATGAGATTATAGTAGTAGATAAGAGCAGCGACAAAACACCCGAAATCGCAAGGAGCTTAGGCGCAAAGGTTATCAAACAGGAAAGGAAAGGCTACGGTGATGCATATCTTGAGGGATTTAATATTGCAAAAGGAAAGTATATTGTAATGATGGATCCAGATGGGAGTTATGGTCCAGATGAGATTCCAAAGTTTTTGGAGCCATTAATAAGAGGAGAAGCAGATTTTGTCATTGGGACAAGGTTGAAAGGGGACATTAAGCCTGGAGCAATGCCCTGGTTACATCGCTATATTGGGAATCCTCTTTTGACAAAAACATTAAACCTCTTTTTCAGAATAGGGATTTCAGACGCTCACTGCGGTTTCAGAGCAATAACAAGGGAAGCACTACAAAAGCTCCCCCTGAAATGTCGTGGAATGGAGTTTGCAAGCGAAATGGTAATAGAAGCAGCGAAAGCAGGTTTGAGAATTAAGGAAGTGCCCATAACTTATTATCCGAGAATTGGTGAATCAAAGCTTCACTCGTTCAGAGATGGGTGGAGGCATTTAAGGCTAATGCTCCTCTATTCACCCTCATACCTGTTCCTGCTCCCTGGTTTATTTTTAATAATTATTGGCTTTGGTCTCTTGGCTTATGCCTACAACACGAATCCTCTAAGAATGCACACTATGATTCTGGGGAGTCTCTTGACTATAGTGGGCTTTCAAGTAATAAACTTCGGGATTTCAGGGAAAGTTTATGCCGTTAAGGAAGGGCTGGATAGACCAGACAGAATAACGAAATTTTTCATGAGGTACTCAATTTTAGAGGAGGGGCTTATGCTCGGTGGAATTTTGTTTATAGTGGGTTTAGTCTTGGGTGTTAGGATATTCTTGAAGTGGAGGGCAGCAGGATATGGGGAGCTGTTTGAAATAAGATCGGCTATAATAGTATTGACGCTGATAGCGTTAAGCATTCAGCTGATATTTTTCTCATTCTTCATAAGCTCTCTAATGCTGAAGGAGGGCTTTGAGTGA
- a CDS encoding glycosyltransferase family 4 protein: protein MKIAYIYDAVYPWIKGGVEKRIYEIGSRLAKKHEVHWFGLQWGEGNLGDIKFHGVGKGKNLYKGGKRSIKEALYFASKLLLKFKGEYDIIDCQQFPYLSCFSAKFHSIIKNTPLVITWHEVWREYWKEYLGDLGIFGLQIEEVISKLTKNNVSVSRLTQKRLHSLGVTSEFIPNGIDFKRIQKVSGKDEEYDVIFVGRLIKEKNVDLLLRAVEIVKNNVPDLKVLIIGEGPEKERLISLASVLKLSQNVKFLGFLRDYEEVISYLKSSKVFVLPSKREGFGIVVLEANASGLPVITLNYPMNASKDLIIHGYNGFISSPTPSSLAEYIEISLFSGKKFKRNCVKNAKRYDWENIAELTEKFYERVLNGC from the coding sequence ATGAAAATTGCCTATATTTATGATGCTGTTTATCCCTGGATCAAAGGAGGAGTTGAAAAAAGGATTTATGAAATAGGGAGTAGACTAGCTAAAAAACATGAGGTTCACTGGTTTGGCCTCCAATGGGGAGAAGGAAACTTAGGGGATATAAAGTTCCATGGAGTAGGGAAAGGTAAGAACCTCTATAAGGGTGGAAAAAGATCAATAAAGGAGGCACTTTACTTTGCATCAAAGCTTTTGCTGAAATTTAAAGGTGAATACGATATTATAGACTGCCAACAATTTCCTTACCTCTCTTGTTTTTCGGCCAAGTTTCATTCGATCATAAAGAATACCCCCTTAGTAATAACGTGGCATGAAGTTTGGAGAGAATACTGGAAGGAATACTTAGGAGACTTAGGAATATTTGGGCTCCAAATAGAAGAAGTAATAAGTAAATTGACAAAAAACAATGTTTCCGTCTCTAGGTTAACTCAGAAGAGACTGCATTCTCTTGGCGTGACGAGTGAATTTATTCCGAATGGGATTGATTTCAAGAGAATACAAAAAGTAAGTGGAAAAGATGAAGAATATGACGTAATCTTCGTTGGAAGGTTAATAAAAGAGAAAAACGTTGATTTGCTTCTAAGAGCTGTGGAAATAGTAAAAAATAACGTTCCTGATTTGAAAGTTTTAATTATTGGTGAAGGCCCAGAAAAAGAGAGACTGATAAGTTTGGCATCAGTGCTGAAGCTATCTCAAAATGTGAAATTCCTCGGCTTTCTTAGAGACTACGAAGAAGTCATATCTTATCTAAAATCTTCAAAAGTTTTTGTCCTCCCTTCCAAACGTGAAGGCTTTGGGATAGTCGTTTTAGAGGCGAACGCCTCTGGACTTCCCGTAATAACTCTCAATTATCCCATGAATGCATCTAAGGACTTAATAATTCACGGATATAACGGGTTTATTTCATCGCCTACCCCAAGCTCTTTAGCAGAATACATAGAAATTTCGCTCTTTAGCGGAAAAAAATTTAAAAGAAATTGCGTGAAAAACGCTAAACGATACGATTGGGAGAACATAGCTGAACTAACAGAAAAGTTCTATGAGAGGGTCCTAAATGGGTGTTGA
- a CDS encoding STT3 domain-containing protein, translating to MVNKSMKINSFKPKYRLAIILSLGFFYRIYPFFIQKYLFGFDPYVHLSVIREILKETIQNNTYSLSNAPYGAKIIEPLGLYYIPIAIYKFSSIFGASLYDSFRIIPVIFGVLTVLFLYLTVLNVYGKKEAFFSALFLALMWGHIHRSMANYYRGDNYVLFLFSITLFLLSLIFKSREKSGKFYGYPLVIGLILGLAAFFWWGYSVLFIFTLGISIMLAIKGFLTEKKEDFIVSLLLLGSILIGSVIAKLISGPHWSAFYTNFPIIFLKYFLFPSILAVLALFLLLKLELDSKQKVIILSFLSLFGIIVGTKFFGKELNVFLEGFGYLSKEGLYGTIMELQRPGFSDLWSAFSLALIISPLYALKLQKKDNFALISLGWIVPSLYLLSNAVRFMFLSSLALAFMGGLGLAELINLIEEKTSKKQVISFFLILLIFSSMGYLSFNSVRNTKPFMNKYWENALLYLKDNSNENDVVLTWWDYGGFVQYYAERPTISDSVYGQGNAWYVAKYYLGLLPEEELQKRNVKYVIVNLDLINKFGAILETANVKSEDYFIILLPLKSSVGALLFSRAEYNILAKPGERWEVKVTTPRLVFTPNEVWIERGKEITKVKLKESVMQTNAIVYINLNYGYAVLMNEKAFNTTLAKLMFTNESTPVYSDGGILKIFKVSSGEK from the coding sequence GTGGTGAATAAATCAATGAAGATTAATAGCTTTAAACCGAAATACAGACTAGCAATAATACTCAGTTTGGGATTCTTCTACAGAATATATCCATTTTTTATACAGAAATATCTTTTTGGATTTGATCCCTACGTTCATCTTTCGGTTATAAGAGAAATACTAAAGGAAACCATTCAAAATAATACTTATTCCTTATCTAATGCTCCTTATGGTGCAAAAATAATAGAACCCCTAGGACTTTATTATATACCGATCGCCATCTATAAATTTTCAAGCATTTTTGGAGCTTCTTTATATGATTCATTTAGAATAATTCCTGTAATTTTTGGAGTTTTAACGGTACTATTCCTCTATCTAACCGTGCTAAATGTATATGGAAAAAAAGAAGCATTCTTTTCAGCTTTATTTTTGGCCTTAATGTGGGGTCATATTCACCGATCAATGGCCAATTACTATAGGGGCGACAATTATGTCTTGTTCCTATTTTCTATTACCCTCTTTTTGCTTTCTCTTATATTCAAGAGCAGAGAAAAGAGTGGCAAATTCTATGGATACCCTCTCGTAATCGGATTAATTCTAGGATTAGCAGCATTTTTCTGGTGGGGTTATTCAGTGTTGTTTATATTTACATTGGGGATATCAATTATGCTTGCGATTAAAGGTTTCTTAACTGAGAAAAAAGAAGATTTTATCGTTTCTTTACTTCTCCTGGGTTCTATTCTAATTGGCTCAGTAATAGCCAAGCTAATCTCAGGCCCCCATTGGAGTGCATTTTATACTAATTTTCCAATTATCTTCTTAAAGTATTTCCTCTTCCCATCGATCTTGGCAGTCCTAGCACTTTTCCTCCTCCTTAAGCTAGAATTAGATTCCAAGCAAAAAGTTATTATCCTTTCATTTTTGAGCTTATTTGGTATTATAGTAGGAACAAAATTTTTTGGAAAAGAGCTTAATGTGTTTCTGGAGGGTTTTGGATATTTAAGTAAAGAGGGACTTTATGGAACCATCATGGAGCTTCAAAGACCTGGGTTCTCTGATCTGTGGAGTGCCTTTAGTTTGGCATTAATAATATCTCCACTTTATGCATTGAAACTTCAAAAAAAGGACAATTTTGCTCTTATAAGCTTAGGTTGGATAGTACCAAGTCTATACCTGCTCTCAAATGCAGTGAGATTTATGTTTTTGTCATCCTTAGCTTTGGCTTTTATGGGAGGATTAGGATTGGCAGAATTAATTAACCTTATCGAAGAAAAAACTTCAAAAAAGCAGGTCATATCCTTCTTTCTAATTCTCTTGATTTTTTCATCTATGGGATACTTGTCGTTTAACTCAGTTAGAAATACCAAACCCTTTATGAATAAATACTGGGAGAACGCTCTTCTCTATTTAAAAGACAATTCAAACGAAAATGACGTTGTTTTAACTTGGTGGGACTATGGAGGCTTTGTTCAATACTATGCAGAGAGACCAACAATTTCTGATAGCGTTTACGGGCAGGGGAACGCTTGGTATGTGGCGAAGTACTATTTGGGACTATTACCTGAGGAAGAACTACAAAAAAGGAATGTCAAATATGTCATTGTCAATTTAGATCTCATTAATAAGTTTGGGGCAATATTAGAAACTGCAAATGTGAAGAGCGAGGATTATTTCATAATTCTCCTACCCTTAAAAAGCTCCGTTGGGGCACTCTTATTCTCTAGGGCTGAGTATAACATTTTGGCTAAACCTGGAGAAAGGTGGGAAGTAAAAGTTACGACACCAAGATTAGTCTTTACGCCGAATGAGGTGTGGATTGAGAGAGGCAAAGAGATAACAAAGGTTAAGCTCAAAGAATCAGTAATGCAGACAAATGCAATAGTCTATATAAATTTGAACTATGGGTATGCCGTTCTAATGAACGAAAAAGCATTTAACACAACATTAGCTAAGCTCATGTTTACAAATGAGTCAACTCCCGTCTACTCTGATGGAGGCATACTCAAGATATTCAAAGTTTCGAGTGGTGAGAAATGA
- a CDS encoding CalY family protein: MEKLLLAMLLVGIILGATGIQVGNALFSDRSLSEGNEISTGEFDIRISKDGSRFYDDVKLFEFSNLKPGDSREFNFYIKNSGDISVSTLMLSFNVEDLENGKPTAAESLVDNTTDIGELSKNIVITKLSVTKEGQTYTLDQYIGKLLKEINGTSISLLKESLTPGEQLKVTIGFKLKEDAGNECQTDTARITLKHLRRAVSF, from the coding sequence ATGGAAAAGCTTCTGCTGGCGATGCTACTGGTTGGTATAATCTTAGGAGCAACAGGAATTCAAGTCGGAAACGCTCTTTTTAGCGACAGGAGTCTCTCAGAGGGCAATGAAATTTCAACCGGAGAATTTGACATCAGAATAAGCAAAGATGGAAGTAGATTCTATGATGATGTTAAGCTCTTTGAATTTTCCAATTTAAAACCCGGTGACTCTAGAGAATTCAACTTCTATATAAAGAACAGTGGAGATATAAGTGTCTCAACATTAATGCTTTCCTTCAACGTTGAAGATTTGGAAAATGGAAAACCGACAGCTGCTGAATCCCTTGTTGACAACACCACAGATATTGGTGAGCTGAGCAAGAACATAGTTATAACAAAACTCTCCGTAACAAAAGAAGGCCAAACCTACACATTGGATCAATACATTGGGAAACTACTGAAAGAAATTAACGGTACTTCCATTTCTTTACTCAAAGAATCCTTAACTCCAGGAGAGCAGCTTAAAGTTACCATTGGCTTTAAGCTCAAAGAAGATGCCGGAAATGAGTGTCAAACAGATACAGCAAGAATAACCTTAAAACATCTACGCCGAGCAGTGAGTTTTTAA
- a CDS encoding HAD-IIA family hydrolase — MIGIIFDMDGVIYRGNTLIEGAREVIEYLKSKNVPFVFLTNNSTRNAEMYREKLLKLGIDVEEERIITSGYATARYLQKHFKKGKVFVIGGKGLVEEIKNIGWEIISVEDAKERWREIDYVVVGLDTKLTYEKLKYGTLAIRNGAKFIGTNPDTTYPSEEGLLPGAGSILAALRASTGVEPLVIGKPNEPVFEVVKEKLTADEIWVVGDRLDTDIAFAKKIGAKAIMVLTGVSTLGDIEKSEIEPDLVLPSIKELLEYLKVHIGD, encoded by the coding sequence ATGATTGGGATAATATTTGACATGGATGGGGTAATTTATAGGGGAAACACTCTCATCGAAGGAGCAAGAGAAGTTATTGAGTATTTAAAATCAAAGAACGTTCCCTTTGTATTCCTCACTAACAATTCCACTAGAAATGCGGAGATGTATAGAGAAAAGCTTCTTAAATTGGGAATTGATGTTGAAGAAGAGCGAATAATTACTTCTGGCTATGCAACTGCCCGCTATCTGCAGAAGCACTTTAAAAAAGGCAAAGTTTTTGTAATTGGAGGAAAAGGTCTCGTTGAAGAAATAAAGAACATTGGCTGGGAAATAATAAGCGTTGAAGATGCCAAAGAGAGATGGAGAGAAATAGACTATGTTGTTGTGGGACTTGACACAAAGCTGACTTATGAGAAGTTAAAGTATGGAACTTTGGCAATCAGAAATGGTGCAAAGTTCATTGGAACAAATCCAGACACGACTTATCCAAGCGAAGAGGGCCTCTTGCCTGGGGCTGGTTCAATTCTAGCAGCACTAAGAGCATCAACGGGTGTTGAGCCTTTAGTAATTGGAAAGCCAAATGAGCCTGTTTTTGAAGTGGTTAAAGAAAAACTCACCGCAGATGAAATCTGGGTTGTTGGGGATAGATTAGACACGGATATAGCATTTGCAAAGAAAATAGGGGCAAAGGCAATAATGGTTTTAACTGGAGTGAGCACTCTAGGAGATATTGAAAAGAGTGAAATAGAGCCTGATTTGGTTTTGCCGAGCATAAAAGAGCTTTTGGAATATCTGAAAGTCCACATTGGTGATTAA
- a CDS encoding ferritin family protein: MERFEVDKEVEEKVNQILQKVTKLSFEDILSYALKSEEEAIQLYKFLSQKLEEPHAKMKFEQFIKMEKEHKERILGIFNELFPNKKPSKSPSATWVEISTEIKPDIKTVKDYLEVLKVAIQAEKLAEDIYKFIAKNLSDEEYKNIFLALAEEEKEHYDFLKDQYRFYKRAKAEESMHEMMDKLLRKE, from the coding sequence ATGGAGAGATTTGAAGTTGATAAGGAAGTTGAGGAGAAAGTTAATCAAATTCTACAAAAAGTTACTAAACTTTCCTTTGAAGACATACTCAGCTATGCACTGAAAAGTGAAGAGGAAGCAATACAGCTTTATAAATTCCTATCCCAAAAGCTTGAAGAGCCACATGCGAAGATGAAGTTTGAGCAGTTCATTAAGATGGAAAAGGAGCACAAAGAGAGAATTCTGGGAATTTTCAACGAGTTATTCCCAAACAAAAAACCCAGCAAAAGTCCATCTGCAACATGGGTTGAGATTTCAACTGAGATTAAGCCAGATATAAAAACTGTCAAAGACTATCTAGAAGTTTTGAAAGTTGCAATTCAAGCTGAAAAGCTTGCAGAGGACATATACAAATTCATCGCCAAGAATCTTTCTGATGAAGAGTACAAGAACATTTTCCTTGCCCTAGCTGAAGAAGAAAAAGAGCATTATGACTTCCTAAAGGATCAGTATAGATTCTATAAACGTGCTAAGGCCGAAGAAAGCATGCATGAAATGATGGATAAGCTGCTCAGAAAGGAGTAG
- a CDS encoding ferritin family protein, whose translation MKIQELLEKIIWQENELYNLYKLGETFAVYENPQLAEHFSWLASEELRHRNTIQTFLEEKTLEDTKVIDYLDALSIEPYFTDERVKPKDLEDLILEGLIREKHSYELYQKLSEILEGSLSQIFRMMSHEELKHAYRLKIMYEAVHK comes from the coding sequence ATGAAAATCCAAGAGCTCCTTGAAAAAATCATTTGGCAAGAGAATGAGCTCTACAACTTATACAAGCTCGGCGAGACTTTTGCAGTTTATGAAAATCCTCAATTAGCTGAGCATTTTAGCTGGTTAGCAAGCGAAGAACTTAGACACAGAAACACTATACAAACCTTTCTTGAAGAAAAAACACTAGAGGATACTAAAGTTATTGACTATCTAGATGCACTGAGCATTGAGCCTTACTTCACTGATGAAAGGGTCAAGCCAAAGGATTTAGAAGACTTAATCCTTGAAGGGCTCATTAGAGAAAAGCACAGCTATGAGCTTTATCAAAAGCTCAGTGAAATTCTAGAAGGGTCTCTCTCCCAAATCTTTAGAATGATGAGTCATGAAGAGCTCAAACATGCTTACAGATTAAAGATAATGTATGAAGCTGTTCACAAGTGA